CAAGGGGCCCCTCACAGTTCAGAGGACAAAATTGTCTAATGTTTAACAAGTAAGAAAATTTGGACAAAAGTAAGATTCTAAGAAGTTAGGAACAACCTAGCATGTTTTCCCAATGTTGTCTTAAGAACACTAGTGAATTGTCTCTTAATATGAGAAAAAATAGCTTTCTGTTACCTGAAGATACCAAACACCTtatttcttgaaaaaaaaaccagaagATTAATCACAAGAAAAAAACGTATTGACTGGATTCATCCCtgaatgaatgtttgtttatagtggagagagagagtctttaGAGGAGGTGTTGACAAACGCCTCTTCGTCTGTTTCAGCTGCTCCAATAGCTCAAGATTACTGTGCTCACACATTAGTACATCAATATAAAGATCTGAAAATTACAAATATTATCGGTcaaaaaaggtgcaacccacaaattcctttctatttgggtgcatcaccataaacaatgaagatgacatgatttgtatacgtatcatatgtagactctctgtctagcaaacagttgctgacaacatatagttggctcctctccatatatagatctgctactacttaggtgcttcgctcatataaggttacagcttcagacacctaaaggtaggagtgttaacacgtggtaggcagacttgaataatacatttcacaagttaccaagatgaatgaatttcatgaaaattcgtactaacagtACTGACACATCAACTCTGTAATACTGGATCAACTTTTTCATGAATCATATTTAGATACACGTTGAGATTTAATTAGATCTGATAGCTAAAAACTGGATGAAACTGAACACATACAGTCTGTTTGCCTGTTGGAATAAAGCACAGACAGAGTGAGCGTGGAGCTGTCATTAAATGGAAATATCATGTCCTGCTCACTAGGATTCAGATGGAAAATCACTTTAATCTGCTTAAGGCTGTATGTATAAATGCTGGGGAAAACTCTGCTTATGTAACAAATCCTCTTTGTGattgtgctaaaaaaaaaatacacagtgTGTCTCAGCATTTGTCTTTGACGTCCATTTAATCCAAATCATACATCATATCATTCAAATACAAGAGGGTCATTTCAGTCAAAAGAATAATGTTattaagaaaacatattttttaaatgaagtggATTAAATACGCTTGAacaatgattattttttatacacTCGATTACAGTTTAATTCAGGCGAATAAACAATTAATATACACAAcgtaaaaaagacaaaattacTTGTATTTACATCTTTTGGATTTAGGATCGCCTGTTTCTGCATTTAGTAtcaaaatctttattttgtaatgaCCCAAAGACGTGTGAAACATAttttagaaacaacaaaaaaaattcaCATAAGCAACTTAACATGTTATGATAATAACAAATTGTCCTTATAATAAGGACGTCGAAACCACCACTTAGCGATGATAGCTTCAGATATATATTTACAGAAGGAGCCCCAGTTCAGTAGCATCTCGTGTGTCAGAGTATGGGTTCAAAACAAGTAACAGTAAACATCTGATTTTCtggatacaaaaataaataaataaaacttgccatctattaaaaaaaaggccaacaGTTAAATTCTGAATGTTTTTCCCAAGTGTTTCTAGATATAAACAAAATCAGCATGAATAACAATAATTTACTCATTTTGCCAGCTGTGATTCCTCCCTTATCCAAAAAAACCAACCTGAAACAACATTAGTCCATCCTAAATTTGtacattaaatgtaaaaaaaaagacggaaACTAGAAATTCACAACTGTTTTTAAgttgatatttttctttttactctaAACTTTGAaccaaaaaaaggagagaaacctGAAAAGGAAATAAGATCACTAAATAGGAATctgttcaaaatgtatttttcttttcttttgtcattgAGATGCTCAGAAGAGTCGTCAATGTTTCTGAACATACTCTCAAAATGGCCATTAGTagtgtaaaaaacatttttagttaAGGAAAGAGAGAAATTGGACACTGGAACTTAAACTCAAAGATAATACTTGAGCTCAAACCTGACATCTTTTacaaatacacatgcacacattcccAAGTACATATAAGCTAGTACATATAAGCAGCACTTCCTCCTTTCTCTCGTTTCCGTTTCGGCTTCTCCTCCAACTCCCTGCACAGGACTTCTTCGCTGGTCGCCTGCAGGCTGTCAAAGGTTCCCTGCCTCTCCGTCCCAGGCTGgttctctctgttttcctgtcTTCGCTTCTTCCAAAGATCCATGCAGCGTTCCACGCAGGTGAACCTGATCTCTGTGGTGCAAGCATACATGCCGGCCGGCACAGCCAGCACCATGGCGCACACGATAACAATAATGTGTATAAGTCTCTTTCTTTGCTCCATCTCACTGATGTCATTTCCCGTCACGAACACGATGCATTCACCTTCCCTCGGCGGATGGTTTTTcaggctcacacacacctcGTATTTGGTGACAGGAAGCAGGTTGCCAACGGAGTAGCTGTTGATGCCGGGGCCAATGTAGATCGTCTCCTTTTTGGGTGTATCATACTTGCCAAAGTGGATGGTGAACCATGTTTCCGCTGGGTTGTCCGTCTCTGCATGCCAATCCAGGGTGATACCGTAAATTGTCTGCTTTGCGATTCGGATTTCAATGAAGGTGTTATGATCAGATGACAACATGGGGGCgggtggagggagaggaaaggaggagggagaggagctgATGTCCACCATAATGCTGACAGAGGAGTTGCCAATGAAGTTGTTGGCCACGCAGGTGTAGAGTCCTCGCTCCGCAAGGTGAAGAGAGGGGATCACCAGCTGGGAGGTGACCGTCTCCTCGTCTACCTGGGTCTCTGTAACtagaaagacaaaacagagcAACAGATCAGAGGGAATTCTAGGAAAGAGTTTTTTGGCATCAAATTGAAATTGTAACATTCAGCCTTATTTCTGAATATGGGTACCTGCTGTTTGTTGTCAAAGTAGTACCCACTAGTAATTCAGCAGGAACTGGTAGTATGCAGGTCACATAACAGTCCGTGAAAAGGTAGAAATAGTCAAAATGTGTCTGATATAATGCAATCCAAGATCCTGTTCACTATCATCTGATGCCAGTACACCTTCTTCCATCTCTTTAAACACACATCTGCATGCAATATGTTGGATCTCCAACTCCATTCTTGCATGTTGCTACTCAGACTGTTGACAGTTAAAATGCACcaaaaaggaagtcttggccTGCTTTGATCCCTAACTGCTGGCTACAGTGAAACCCCCCCCAAACCTGAATGTTGCTCCCAGAGGTTAATGGACAATAGTTGATGGTTTGTCCCCAAAGATGGTATTTATTCTTTATCTTTTCATAAAGCAGATGCAGCCTAAGGGTTGGAGGTATACCTCACTAAGTGCTCCTGTAGCAGGTTCACAACAGTGTAATGGACGGTAGTAATTAAAAGAAACTTACCAGTAAATCCTCTTATAATCTTCAAACTGTACATCCAGTGAATGGTAGGGCTCGGCCTGGCCTTGACTAAGCATGAAAGTGTTGCATTTGCTCCCAGAGGTAAAGTGATGTTAGTCTCTGGGGAAGAGGCCTCTGGTTTCATGCAGGATTTCACTGGGATCTCATGGAAAAACTTGCCAGCTTTGGAGGCGGGGCCTGAGCACATCAGATAAGAGTTCATCAGAATGATGGGAGGGCTGACGCTCTTGATGAATTCAACAAAGCCCTTGAGTCTGCAGTCGCACAACCATGGGTTGTCGTGCAGTGCCAGAACAACATTCGACACCAGTCCTTCTTTCCCCCATGCTTTCTGTGCTGTCTCGTAAAGTGGCCAGTTATGGAAGACATCTTTTGATATCACGCTAAGCTGGTTGAAGGATAAATCTAAGTAGGTCAAGGCAGGTAAGTACCTCAGAGCTTGCTCAGGCAGGACGTCTAGTTGATTGTGCTTTAAGTCCAAAATCTTGAGTTTGGGTGTGTCTTGAAACGCTGTCCATGGCACAGTGGTCAACTTGTTCCCTTGTAGCCTGAGCTCTGTCAGGTTAGCCAGCCCCCCAAGACTTTTGATGTTCATCAGGGTGATCTCATTGAAATTCAGCCAGAGAGACTCCAAGGTACTAACTTTAGAGAAAGACCCTTGAGGTAACTCTGTCAAGTGGCAGTTTTCAATTCGTATTTTAGCAAAGTCTTGTGGGATGTCCTCTGGGATTTGTCTCAAGGAGGTTCCCATACATAGCAAAGACCTAGAATGGTCAGACAAGAGTTTCTTAAACAAGAGAAGCTAATGACaatgaatataaaatattaTCTAAACAGCTATTTAAGTTAATGCACCATTTGCGAAATTGTAGTGGTCTGttttaacacttaaaacaaCACTGGTTGTGTTCAAAACAGGTAACAATTAGCAGTCACCCTATTTTTGAGTTTATGTAGGATCAATTGCCACTTACCTTCCCAGTTTATCATCTCTGCAGGAGCAACCGGTCACACAAGTTGAAGATACAGGAGTGATGAAACAAACTACAACAGCGATAGGTAATGTGACATGAAGGACGTCCATATTCCCAGAGGAGCTTTAGAGACAGGCCTGTGTGGGCAGGACAGGACCGCGGGCTGCGTGGAACAAAGCCTATTACCTTAATCCTCCTTGACGTAACTCCTGAGACACCAAGTGACATGTGAGACACACAAAGATAGGTGTATAAATAGCAATAGTCTACTTTGTCAACAACACAGAATGTTGCTCAAACACTACTCAGTGGGTAACCTTTCATTTTACTGAAAGAGTACCTTAAGGTATGGGCCATAAATATTTTCCGTCAGTCTAATTTCATGTCATGTCCCCCAATAAAGCCCAACCATTGACATGACAGGAGGCCCATCTGTATTAAGTTGGCCGGATCCCTCCCTCTCTATGcttagcatcacagagagagagcgctgcagagagactgagagacagaTGTCTGGAGAGGACTGTAATCTGACCTCAATAATCCGAACCCTGTTTGACTCACAGgtttagttttttaaaagcagaatcaGCGCATAGACACAGCGTGAAAGCAGCTAACAATTACAGCtcttttgtttcaatttttATATCTTCAACGTCCAAGCTCTTTATAGACGTAAACTCTTAATTAACAGGGAAAGAGTCAATCAGGTTTTCTGATATCAACACAACCTCTTAGCTATACTTCAAAAATAATTAGCATGTAAGAAATTACGCCGGCAATTTCTATTGTTAATTCAGTGTAGCACACACTTTTTGATGTcgttaattttttgtttttgaaaaacttgattaaggaaacatttttcttcagAGACAAAACCAAATTTCAGAGTAGTTGATTatgttgatgcttcagttgatgagtgttagcatgctattaTCGAGTGCTTAGTCATTTAAGAAAAGTGTAGCAGAGGCTAATTAAGATGCCAGTGCATCAGAAGAGTGCTTTTTACCAAATGTTATCGCAATGATCTGACTGTGGTTGATTTATAATCTTCAAGTAAGTGGTAAGCTAACCAAACAACAAAGCGACATTGCCAGGAGTAAACTCAGGCTGAATGTCATGCTGATGAAAACTGGTTTCACAATGATAGATGATACTAACTATACCAATGTTTATCATGTGTTACAAAGACTTAGTCTGCTCCCTCATGCACTTTCAGGAGTTTGTCCTTGATGCCAGCATGTACTTTTTGCACATTACCAATCACCAATGGTGCAACCACTTTGTTATCAGGTGTTGTCATTTAACATAACTGGTATACAAGCAAAAATATTTTCGCTTGCTATTATTGTgaattcaacaacaacaaaaaaatgttctttgtaaTTTCTCTTGATCCAGCACACGTCTGATACTTTGGTCAGCTTTTAGAGAATATTTAGAGTTGTAAATAATTAAAGACATAGCTTTGTGATACTATTTTGCAGTGAAGAATGAAGGTTGAACTATTGTTTTGGAGTGTAAGAAGGAGCTTTGAGGGCGTAAatcaatataaaaatatttatttatcatacagtacattcagacacacacattaagttCAGGTcaaaaatatttacacattgTGAATTGAACTGTATTGTAGGTTTCTGACTCAACAGTAAACCTGGCACGTTAACATCATACTGACATACAAAATAGACTACTAACTGAaggttcttctttttcttttttctaaataCGTTGTTTAGAATAAAGATTTTTACACAGTGCAGAGGTTACAtcatggaaaacaacaaaactgatTGGGTATTTGAAAGAGTAGGGCACCATTTTCAGACATGTTCCTCTACTAATTATCGGCTGTAAAAGTGCATggtgtataaaaaaaagcttattgGTATCTCACTGCACGTAGAGATTGAAACTGTGtcaatgtgtttattttcccttttttgttaCCCACCTATTGAAAGGTGTTTTTTAGTCCCACAAGGCTGTAAAATAATTCCATACATCCAATGCTGACAGAGCTGTCAGTTCCTCTAAAGACCCTCAAAAGAGGATCTTTACATCTCCAAGGAGAGACGTGTACCTATTTACATCACAAGCTGATAGAAAACAAAGTGCATCCTCTGGATGTTGTGGCAAACGTTGGGTTTTAGCAGAAGTACTCATTGGGTGGCCCCTCAGTCCTAACTGTTGCTTCTGAGTCAACACTGGACCTCGCTGAGAGCAACCTGTTGGATTCATCAGGATTTAGCCTGGTCAGATACTCCCCCTCCATCCCTTTAGCTTTGCCCCCAGGGCCAAGGGTCTCAAATGTGACATAAGAGTCTTGAACTTCCTTGGACTGCTGCCCCAGCAGCTTTTTACAGCGCTTCTTTATGGCCCCACAACACACAATCAGGGTGAGAGGAACGGCGATCACACATGCCACCGTGATCACCACCACATTAATGAGCTTCTGGGTGCCACTGGCACTGGCCGCCTCGTCTGTTGAGAAGATTACACACTGCTCCTTTTTTGGGATCAGGCctttgacacaaacacaggcaatGTACTTTGTCTTTGGTACAAGGCTGTCAATGGTGATCCGATTCTTTCCGGCGCTTACATTGATTCGGCGCATATCCCTCTCACCAAATACAGCATATAGGACACTGAATTCCGTTGTGTTTGTGGCTGTCGGGGCTCGCCAGTTCAGGGAGACAGTGTGATCGGTGTCACCAATCACCTTCACGGAACGCACAATCCTTTTCTCAGGAGCTTGCTGTAGAGAAGAGGCATTGGCTGCTAAGTTACTCAGACCATCCCTCTGGAAATCCAGTGGTTTCTGAGGGTCTGAACCCTTTCCTCGCCCTGGAGAGGCATCATCAGAGACACTGTAGCTCTCGATCTCATACTTCCCGGTGGCGCTTTTGCCGTTGAGAGGTTCAATGATGGGTTGCGCAGCAGTGGTGGTGGGTGGAGGAACATATCTGGCAATAAGTTTCTCTTGGTATGCTGCTCTTCCAATGCCACCAGGTTTCTTCCCTCTGGTTCTCTTAGAAAcgccaccaacaccaccaccaccaccaccagcttCTTCTGATCTAATAGAATCTGTGATCACCAAGGAGATGATGGCGTCTGCGGTGCCCACAAAGTTTGTTGCTTTGCACACGTATTTCCCAGAATCCCGGTACGAGACAGCAGGCACGCTGAGAATTGACCAAATGATACCCTCCTTTGAAATCTCTTCCTgaactgaaagacaaaaaagcagGCATCCACAGAGTTAAGCAGATTGGCACCAAAAGAGTAACTTTAATCTCATTGACACTTCGACTTAAGTATAAATAGATACAGTTCTATCCTGGGCACATCTGGTATGAGTTCTGAACTCACCTGTGCCGTTCATTTTCTTTCCATCGGCGCGACTCCAGGACAGCTCAGGGATGGGGACTCCAACTGTGCCGCAGCGCAGCAGGACATTGTTGCCCAAAGAGCTTCGAACACGAGCCACAGCGGTGTGTACCCGAGGGCCCTGGCACCTCTGCAGCTCCGCTTCTGTGAAAAGAACTCCTGATAAGCTCTCCGGATCAGCACACCTCAGCCTGGTGTCAATGAGAGCCACGGATGATGACGGAGATTTCTGAAACTGCACAAGATCGTACAGCCGGCAGTCACACAGCCATGGATTGTCATGAAGACCTGTGAACGAAACCAAGCGTGAACAAACGTGTTTAGAGAAGAAAATATCAAAGATAGATTTCAGTTCCACTGCTCCTATGACTCATTATGTTAACAAGAAGTGAGTCAAAATAAATAGAAGCAATCTGACAACCTGACACACAATAACTATAATTAGACTAATCCCTTAGTGCTTCTGGTGTAAAAGAACTGGCCGTCATGCAAGGAAGCTTAGAATAAAAGTGTTCCCGTTTCCTAATATGTCACAGCTTGATCCTCACCGAGAATTAGTTTGGAAGAATCACTGTCCTGCGATGGCTTCACACTCAGCCACATAGTGAGAACATCAGCAGGAATGGTGTTGAGGCTGTTGCTGGATAAGTCCAGATAGGTGATGTTCTTTATGTTCACGATGGCCTCTGCGGGGATGGTGGAGATCTTGTTGTTGTGGAGATCGAGGAGCCTCAGGTTTGGCATGTCAGTTAGAGACTCCCATGGGAAGGAGGTGAGGGAGTTGCCATCCAGCCGGAGCTCATCCAGGTTGTAAAGACCTCGGAAACTGTCCACATTCAACAGGTTCAGTGAATTAAAAGACATCCACAAGAACTCCAGGTTGTTGAGGTAGTGGAAGTTGTCACTTGAAATCCGTGTGATAGCTGTCTTTTCGATGCGTAGCTTTGATGTGTCGATGGGAAAATTTGGAGGAACCACAGTGATCTCTGGATCGTTGCAGAGAACACTCCTgacggaaaaaaaaatcacaaatagaAAACTTTTCAATATAAAGTATTTGCAAAACTGGTGTTGATAACAGACAAATGTTCATATTAACTGCCTCAATTTGTATACAAAATTATAAAGTTTagcttttattaaagaaaaacgTAGCAGGGTTATTGTGCAGTAACAAGGAAAGAAGATTAAATGGCAACTCTAAGTTAATCCTCCACCATACAGAGGAACTGGACAGAAAGAGatgtagtaaaaaaaataaaaaaataaaaaaacaatttcgtcatgcaagaaaaaagaaaacacattcacGTTTAATTATCGCAATATTTACCTTGCTTTTGATCCATCGCTTAGTTTGTGGAAGAAGCAGCTGCATTGTGCAGGGCAAGAACTGCTCAGCCCAGCAAGAAAAACTAACGCcaaacaaaaagcaacaataCACTGTGGACTCATTTTTCCTCCTGCACGCTCCTAAACTCTATGCAGCTAAActactatttaaaaaaagtgggCGCTACAGCTCGGTGTAACGGGGCATCGGATGCATGGTGGTGGTTTGCAGGCTCACTGCTCCATACTGCTTCGCCTGGTCTGAATCCTGAGATAAAAAGGATAGGCGGGGATTAGTGAGGGACTTGGGTTATTTTCATTCA
The genomic region above belongs to Labrus bergylta chromosome 21, fLabBer1.1, whole genome shotgun sequence and contains:
- the lrit1b gene encoding leucine-rich repeat, immunoglobulin-like domain and transmembrane domain-containing protein 1b, whose amino-acid sequence is MSPQCIVAFCLALVFLAGLSSSCPAQCSCFFHKLSDGSKARSVLCNDPEITVVPPNFPIDTSKLRIEKTAITRISSDNFHYLNNLEFLWMSFNSLNLLNVDSFRGLYNLDELRLDGNSLTSFPWESLTDMPNLRLLDLHNNKISTIPAEAIVNIKNITYLDLSSNSLNTIPADVLTMWLSVKPSQDSDSSKLILGLHDNPWLCDCRLYDLVQFQKSPSSSVALIDTRLRCADPESLSGVLFTEAELQRCQGPRVHTAVARVRSSLGNNVLLRCGTVGVPIPELSWSRADGKKMNGTVQEEISKEGIIWSILSVPAVSYRDSGKYVCKATNFVGTADAIISLVITDSIRSEEAGGGGGGVGGVSKRTRGKKPGGIGRAAYQEKLIARYVPPPTTTAAQPIIEPLNGKSATGKYEIESYSVSDDASPGRGKGSDPQKPLDFQRDGLSNLAANASSLQQAPEKRIVRSVKVIGDTDHTVSLNWRAPTATNTTEFSVLYAVFGERDMRRINVSAGKNRITIDSLVPKTKYIACVCVKGLIPKKEQCVIFSTDEAASASGTQKLINVVVITVACVIAVPLTLIVCCGAIKKRCKKLLGQQSKEVQDSYVTFETLGPGGKAKGMEGEYLTRLNPDESNRLLSARSSVDSEATVRTEGPPNEYFC
- the LOC109992974 gene encoding leucine-rich repeat, immunoglobulin-like domain and transmembrane domain-containing protein 2 produces the protein MDVLHVTLPIAVVVCFITPVSSTCVTGCSCRDDKLGRSLLCMGTSLRQIPEDIPQDFAKIRIENCHLTELPQGSFSKVSTLESLWLNFNEITLMNIKSLGGLANLTELRLQGNKLTTVPWTAFQDTPKLKILDLKHNQLDVLPEQALRYLPALTYLDLSFNQLSVISKDVFHNWPLYETAQKAWGKEGLVSNVVLALHDNPWLCDCRLKGFVEFIKSVSPPIILMNSYLMCSGPASKAGKFFHEIPVKSCMKPEASSPETNITLPLGANATLSCLVKARPSPTIHWMYSLKIIRGFTVTETQVDEETVTSQLVIPSLHLAERGLYTCVANNFIGNSSVSIMVDISSSPSSFPLPPPAPMLSSDHNTFIEIRIAKQTIYGITLDWHAETDNPAETWFTIHFGKYDTPKKETIYIGPGINSYSVGNLLPVTKYEVCVSLKNHPPREGECIVFVTGNDISEMEQRKRLIHIIVIVCAMVLAVPAGMYACTTEIRFTCVERCMDLWKKRRQENRENQPGTERQGTFDSLQATSEEVLCRELEEKPKRKREKGGSAAYMY